One Lacticaseibacillus rhamnosus genomic window carries:
- a CDS encoding LacI family DNA-binding transcriptional regulator, with protein sequence MANIHDIARLSGYSTATVSRVINGHRYVSAAARARILTVMKQLDYVPSTMAQNLSAGKTRTIGVILPHTDHPYFEQLVTGILNAAMIGNYHAVILPSRYDQELERTYLEALRRQAYDGLIFTSHGLGLSTIASYQRYGPIVVCEDPGQVKLAAAYADRTPAYQAAFNWMKRQGHTRIGLLLSRPYAQSATSKLTINSYVDVFGHRPEQSLVVYQMRTFQDGYRAGKMLAAKQPDFILGNGDDITAGLRQYFVDQHLPIPPLMGQENQLSSRLLNMSTIDHHVTAIGAAALKLALRAEVAQTVIQSDLILRD encoded by the coding sequence ATGGCGAATATTCACGACATTGCACGCCTATCTGGTTACTCAACCGCAACGGTCTCGCGCGTGATTAATGGCCATCGTTATGTTTCGGCTGCTGCCCGCGCTAGAATTCTGACTGTTATGAAACAGCTTGATTATGTGCCGAGCACGATGGCCCAGAATCTAAGCGCCGGTAAGACCCGGACAATCGGTGTCATTTTACCTCATACCGATCATCCCTATTTTGAACAATTGGTAACGGGAATCTTAAACGCCGCTATGATCGGCAACTACCACGCCGTTATTTTACCCTCGCGTTACGATCAGGAACTTGAGCGCACTTATCTGGAAGCATTGCGCAGACAAGCCTATGATGGACTGATCTTCACATCCCACGGACTTGGTTTAAGCACTATTGCCAGTTACCAAAGATATGGTCCGATTGTTGTTTGCGAAGATCCGGGCCAGGTTAAACTTGCCGCTGCTTACGCTGATCGCACTCCCGCTTATCAAGCTGCATTTAACTGGATGAAGCGGCAAGGCCACACTAGAATCGGTCTCTTGCTCAGTCGACCTTATGCGCAAAGTGCCACAAGCAAACTCACGATTAATAGTTATGTCGATGTTTTTGGTCACCGTCCCGAGCAATCTTTGGTGGTTTATCAAATGCGTACTTTTCAAGATGGTTATCGCGCTGGAAAGATGCTTGCGGCGAAACAGCCTGATTTTATTTTGGGTAATGGTGACGATATTACGGCAGGATTGCGGCAATATTTTGTTGATCAGCATCTCCCTATTCCGCCATTAATGGGTCAGGAAAATCAACTTTCCAGTCGGCTACTAAACATGAGCACGATTGATCATCATGTAACCGCCATTGGTGCCGCAGCTTTAAAACTGGCCTTGCGTGCAGAAGTTGCTCAGACCGTAATTCAGTCCGATTTAATTCTTCGTGATTGA
- the mprF gene encoding bifunctional lysylphosphatidylglycerol flippase/synthetase MprF yields MKRLFRKVGTFFKKHLTTLKVLFVLAVLVFVIFEVGRISQDLSGEQMRASLATQSPGSLIILLIVGLIAVTPMLTYDFVITELLPGDYPRRYVIKSGWIVNTFTNIAGFGGLLGASLRANFYHEKATQKQVLFAISKIAMFLLAGLSLWSMIGIVIIFVFGIGAEFSNYWIWLVGGAAYFPLLMFISHVRDSEFFADMPLKRQLRLTLGSFLEWGGCAAFFLLIGYFLEVRIPLMSVLPLFMVANVIGVISMVPGGLGSFDVFMIFELGQLGLDSNVAVVWLLFYRLFYYVIPFLIGAGLFAQDAGKRLNAYLEGLPVQLIRKVAFGFLVIFLYFSGIMLLLRGVAPDLAFRNTLYQRLYPYTFLFLDRVTNVVVAFLILGFGRGIASRVKRAYWPTVIVLIVAMIASLREDNHLRFIVFLVLVVLALILTRRELTRERLALSWGNKLIDGAVFGLTFIFYAFAAFYNAPAIHHRHVPDVFLFPSERMFFTTLIGVMLAALTVYLIFRYLSAPSKPLADPYDEERLKAVVEKYGGNEVSHLALMRDKSLHFYQVDGEDRVFFLFKKKADKLIIMGEPIGDETQMAAAIGDFMKKADKQDLSLVFYEINESLTMKLHEFGFDFMKFGEEGYVDVTTFTLAGSKRKGERALMHKFEREGYTVELLQPPFDDALMQELKAVSDSWLAGRSEKGFSLGFFDRHYLNQAPIAVVRGPEGKIVAFASDMPSGNQEVTSIDLMRSSADAPSGIMDEVFINLFQLAKQRGFKYFNMGMAPLANVGTSDYSFIEEKIAHLVYEYGYRFYGFQGLRSYKNKYVTEWVPKYVAYRKRTSLLFTLLQIMMVVNQKVTIASPVKWWPKRLAWVSRLGQGIDK; encoded by the coding sequence ATGAAGAGACTTTTTCGAAAAGTCGGAACGTTTTTTAAAAAACATCTCACAACGTTAAAGGTGCTATTTGTGCTGGCAGTCCTTGTGTTTGTGATTTTCGAGGTTGGCCGTATTAGTCAAGATCTCAGCGGCGAACAAATGCGGGCGAGCCTAGCCACGCAAAGTCCCGGTTCACTGATCATTTTGCTAATCGTGGGCTTGATTGCTGTGACGCCGATGCTGACGTATGATTTTGTTATTACCGAATTACTGCCGGGCGACTATCCACGCCGATATGTTATTAAGTCCGGTTGGATTGTTAATACATTTACGAATATTGCCGGTTTTGGTGGCTTGCTGGGAGCCAGTTTGCGGGCCAATTTCTATCATGAAAAGGCAACGCAGAAGCAGGTTTTATTTGCTATTTCTAAGATCGCTATGTTCCTGTTGGCAGGCTTGTCGCTGTGGTCAATGATTGGGATTGTGATTATCTTTGTTTTCGGGATTGGCGCTGAATTTTCCAATTATTGGATTTGGCTAGTTGGGGGCGCAGCGTATTTTCCATTGTTGATGTTCATTTCCCATGTGCGCGACAGTGAGTTCTTCGCGGATATGCCATTAAAGCGGCAGTTGCGCTTAACATTAGGCTCGTTTCTGGAGTGGGGTGGGTGTGCAGCTTTCTTCCTGCTCATTGGTTATTTTCTTGAGGTCCGGATTCCGTTGATGTCAGTGTTGCCGCTATTTATGGTAGCCAATGTGATCGGGGTTATTTCAATGGTGCCAGGTGGGCTGGGTTCATTTGATGTGTTCATGATCTTTGAACTCGGACAGTTGGGACTGGATAGCAATGTTGCTGTTGTGTGGCTGTTGTTTTATCGATTGTTTTACTATGTGATTCCATTTCTGATTGGTGCCGGTCTGTTTGCTCAAGATGCAGGGAAACGTCTGAATGCCTATCTTGAAGGCTTGCCGGTTCAGCTGATTCGTAAAGTTGCGTTCGGTTTTTTGGTTATTTTCCTGTACTTTTCCGGGATCATGTTGCTGTTGCGCGGAGTAGCACCGGACTTGGCGTTTCGGAATACGCTTTATCAACGACTATATCCGTATACATTCCTATTCTTGGATCGGGTGACGAATGTGGTTGTGGCATTCCTGATTCTGGGGTTTGGGCGTGGTATTGCCAGTCGTGTCAAACGCGCTTATTGGCCGACTGTCATCGTCTTGATCGTCGCCATGATTGCGTCATTGCGCGAGGACAATCACCTGCGTTTTATCGTCTTTTTGGTATTGGTTGTCCTGGCCTTGATTTTGACGCGGCGGGAACTGACTCGTGAACGGCTGGCCTTATCGTGGGGCAATAAGCTGATTGATGGGGCGGTTTTTGGCCTGACATTCATCTTTTATGCATTCGCCGCGTTTTATAATGCCCCGGCGATTCACCATCGTCATGTGCCGGACGTCTTCTTATTCCCGTCCGAGCGCATGTTTTTCACGACTTTAATCGGGGTCATGCTGGCGGCGTTAACAGTGTACTTAATCTTCCGTTACTTGTCGGCGCCTTCCAAACCATTGGCGGATCCCTATGATGAGGAGCGCTTAAAGGCAGTGGTTGAAAAATATGGCGGCAATGAAGTCAGTCATTTGGCTTTGATGCGTGATAAGTCGCTGCACTTTTACCAAGTAGACGGTGAGGATCGAGTTTTCTTCTTATTCAAAAAGAAAGCTGACAAACTGATTATCATGGGCGAACCGATCGGGGATGAAACCCAAATGGCTGCGGCAATTGGTGATTTCATGAAAAAGGCCGATAAGCAGGATCTATCACTGGTGTTTTATGAAATCAATGAAAGCCTAACGATGAAGCTGCACGAGTTTGGTTTTGATTTTATGAAGTTTGGTGAAGAAGGTTATGTGGATGTCACGACCTTTACCTTGGCGGGATCAAAACGCAAAGGCGAACGCGCATTAATGCATAAATTCGAACGGGAAGGGTATACGGTTGAATTACTGCAGCCACCGTTTGACGATGCGTTAATGCAGGAACTCAAAGCGGTATCCGATTCGTGGTTGGCTGGGCGCAGCGAAAAAGGATTTAGTCTCGGCTTTTTCGATCGCCATTATCTTAATCAGGCACCGATTGCGGTTGTTCGCGGCCCGGAAGGTAAGATCGTTGCGTTTGCTTCTGATATGCCAAGTGGTAATCAGGAAGTTACCAGTATTGACTTGATGCGTTCAAGTGCTGATGCGCCGTCAGGAATTATGGATGAGGTGTTTATCAACCTGTTCCAATTAGCCAAGCAGCGCGGTTTTAAGTATTTCAATATGGGCATGGCGCCACTTGCCAATGTGGGAACGTCTGACTATTCTTTCATCGAAGAAAAGATTGCCCATTTGGTTTATGAATATGGCTATCGATTCTATGGTTTCCAAGGATTACGCTCATATAAAAACAAATACGTAACAGAGTGGGTTCCTAAATATGTCGCTTATCGTAAGCGGACATCCTTACTGTTCACGTTGTTGCAGATTATGATGGTGGTTAATCAAAAAGTGACCATTGCATCGCCTGTTAAGTGGTGGCCTAAGCGTTTGGCTTGGGTAAGCCGTCTTGGCCAGGGAATTGACAAATAA
- the tadA gene encoding tRNA adenosine(34) deaminase TadA gives MTDSEINQYMIAALVEAKKAAAIGEVPIGAVVVHDQQIIGRGYNLRETTQDATQHAEILAIQAACRQLGTWRLEDCSLFVTLEPCPMCAGAMINARIATCYFGATDPKAGVAGTFYNLLEDTRFNHQVAVVPGIQATASAALLQDFFRAIRAKRKAAKQAGQTDQNQV, from the coding sequence ATGACGGATTCGGAAATCAATCAATATATGATCGCGGCACTGGTCGAAGCAAAAAAAGCAGCGGCTATCGGCGAGGTGCCAATTGGAGCCGTCGTTGTGCATGACCAGCAAATCATAGGTCGTGGGTATAACTTGCGCGAGACGACGCAGGATGCAACCCAGCATGCGGAAATATTGGCGATTCAGGCAGCCTGCCGTCAACTTGGCACCTGGCGTTTAGAAGATTGCAGTTTGTTTGTCACATTAGAACCTTGTCCTATGTGCGCAGGGGCAATGATTAATGCAAGAATTGCTACCTGTTATTTTGGTGCGACTGATCCGAAAGCAGGGGTAGCGGGTACTTTTTATAATTTGCTGGAAGATACCCGATTCAATCACCAAGTTGCTGTTGTTCCCGGGATTCAAGCCACTGCAAGTGCTGCCTTATTGCAAGATTTTTTCCGTGCGATCCGGGCAAAACGAAAAGCGGCCAAACAGGCTGGTCAAACGGATCAAAATCAGGTATAA
- the dnaX gene encoding DNA polymerase III subunit gamma/tau — protein sequence MSYQALYRVWRPQQFKDVIGQDAITKTLKNALITGQTSHAYLFTGPRGTGKTSVAKILAKALNCLHLEDGEPDNTCEICQAINDGSLTDVIEIDAASNNGVDEIRDIRDKAKYAPTRARVKVYIIDEVHMLSTGAFNALLKTLEEPPAHVVFILATTEPHKIPATIISRTQRFDFRRITPEDIVKRMRFILDDKQITYDDAALKVIAKAAEGGMRDALSILDQVLSFGDNHVTTEDALDVTGGVTTAVLGKYLAAVLAKDHAQALKMVEDLLAAGKDAGRLIEDLIEYLRDLLVNQQAPALLGELEKSLLDDQFKILSENFKPAQIYHMIDVLNTTQQQLRMTNHPEIYLEVATVRLSETAKPVVEAAPEPAVTPQLEQLSAKVKQLSDQLKRVEANGGTIAPPPRTRRVKKQKANHVNRKAIYPILGAATKQDLTNLKDVWPDLLGMLSITKRAMMKVSEPVAASPDGVIVSFDYDILVERAMNDAALMTELETGLQKLTGKQPKIVLVQSDVWPTIRKEYIQELKAPAAKAETKETKPQTPPVVSKLTELFGKDAPNVTIKND from the coding sequence GTGAGTTATCAAGCGTTGTATCGGGTCTGGCGCCCGCAGCAATTTAAGGATGTTATTGGGCAGGATGCGATTACCAAGACGCTGAAGAATGCGTTGATCACCGGACAAACGAGTCACGCCTATCTTTTTACTGGCCCCAGGGGAACCGGGAAAACATCGGTCGCAAAAATTTTGGCCAAAGCGTTAAATTGTCTACACCTTGAAGATGGTGAGCCGGACAATACTTGTGAAATTTGTCAGGCGATTAACGATGGCAGTCTGACCGATGTGATTGAAATCGATGCTGCATCCAATAATGGCGTCGATGAAATTCGGGACATTCGCGACAAGGCCAAGTATGCGCCGACACGAGCACGCGTTAAGGTGTATATCATTGACGAAGTACACATGTTATCAACCGGTGCGTTCAATGCGTTATTAAAAACGTTAGAAGAACCGCCAGCACATGTGGTTTTCATTCTCGCAACCACCGAGCCGCATAAAATTCCGGCAACGATTATTTCGCGGACGCAGCGGTTTGATTTTCGCCGGATTACGCCAGAAGATATTGTGAAGCGGATGCGCTTTATCCTTGATGACAAGCAGATCACCTATGATGATGCAGCACTCAAGGTCATTGCCAAAGCAGCTGAAGGCGGCATGCGTGATGCCTTGTCAATCCTGGATCAAGTGTTGAGTTTTGGCGATAATCACGTGACGACTGAGGATGCGCTTGATGTCACCGGTGGCGTCACCACAGCCGTTTTAGGCAAATATCTGGCGGCGGTGTTGGCTAAGGATCATGCGCAGGCTTTGAAAATGGTCGAGGACTTGCTGGCAGCCGGTAAAGATGCCGGTCGCCTCATTGAAGACCTGATTGAGTATCTGCGTGATTTATTGGTCAATCAACAAGCACCTGCGTTATTAGGCGAGTTAGAAAAAAGCCTGCTAGACGATCAATTCAAGATTTTGAGTGAAAACTTCAAACCGGCGCAGATTTACCATATGATTGACGTGTTAAATACGACGCAGCAACAATTGCGGATGACCAATCACCCGGAAATTTATCTGGAAGTTGCCACGGTTCGGCTAAGCGAGACCGCTAAACCGGTTGTCGAAGCTGCGCCTGAGCCCGCCGTGACGCCGCAACTTGAGCAGCTATCGGCCAAAGTCAAACAGTTGAGCGATCAACTTAAGCGGGTAGAAGCAAATGGTGGTACGATTGCACCGCCACCGCGTACCCGCCGAGTCAAAAAACAAAAAGCCAATCATGTTAATCGTAAGGCAATTTATCCGATTCTCGGCGCGGCAACCAAGCAGGATTTAACCAATTTAAAAGATGTCTGGCCTGACCTTTTGGGAATGCTGAGTATTACCAAACGTGCGATGATGAAAGTCAGTGAGCCGGTAGCAGCCAGTCCGGATGGCGTGATTGTCAGCTTCGACTATGATATTTTAGTTGAACGGGCCATGAACGATGCGGCCTTAATGACAGAACTGGAAACCGGATTGCAGAAGTTGACCGGCAAGCAGCCCAAGATTGTTTTGGTACAAAGCGATGTCTGGCCGACCATTCGCAAGGAATATATTCAGGAACTCAAGGCACCGGCAGCTAAGGCAGAAACGAAAGAGACTAAGCCACAGACGCCCCCGGTTGTCAGTAAACTGACTGAACTTTTTGGCAAAGATGCACCTAATGTGACAATCAAAAATGACTAG
- a CDS encoding class I SAM-dependent methyltransferase: protein MQHYYTNDPDLAHDERTFDFELGGHRLRFTTDNGVFSKHTVDFGSRVLIAAVLAETLPDGPILDVGAGYGPIGLALAKHFPNRQVTMSDVNERALALAKQNAADNGITNVSIIESSMYDSIDDQFAVVVTNPPIRAGKAIVSGILSGAAAHLLPGGQLYAVIQKKQGAPSALKLMKATYANAEVIKKEHGYYILKASK, encoded by the coding sequence ATGCAGCATTATTATACGAACGATCCTGATCTTGCCCACGATGAACGCACTTTTGATTTCGAACTTGGCGGTCATCGTTTGCGTTTCACCACGGACAACGGCGTTTTTTCAAAGCATACCGTGGATTTCGGCAGTCGCGTACTGATTGCAGCGGTCTTGGCCGAAACCTTGCCTGATGGGCCGATTCTTGATGTTGGCGCTGGCTATGGGCCAATCGGGTTGGCACTGGCAAAGCATTTTCCGAACCGGCAAGTGACGATGAGTGATGTCAATGAACGGGCACTTGCCTTGGCAAAGCAAAACGCGGCTGATAATGGCATCACCAATGTTTCGATCATCGAAAGTTCTATGTACGACAGCATTGATGATCAGTTTGCGGTCGTCGTGACCAATCCGCCGATTCGTGCCGGTAAAGCCATTGTTTCCGGCATTCTTTCCGGAGCAGCCGCGCATCTTTTGCCAGGCGGCCAGCTGTATGCGGTCATTCAAAAAAAGCAAGGTGCGCCTTCTGCATTAAAGTTAATGAAAGCCACTTATGCCAACGCGGAAGTTATTAAGAAAGAGCACGGTTATTACATTCTCAAAGCGAGTAAATAA